The following proteins are co-located in the Candidatus Deferrimicrobiaceae bacterium genome:
- a CDS encoding tetratricopeptide repeat protein, with translation MSEKQGLPALLGGVRDATATVVTVGDQGQLLQQGCGFFADARGDVVTTRQLLRGGARASVRCADGREFEVISVVSEHRDGDLVRLRIAPGVARPRAVRFAADTPEVGDHVMVVGGPDDLPPGVTAGIVSGVREVPLLGTILQITAFVSPATNGCPVVNQRGEVVGVSLSHSHRGRQYGFAVPAANLFLPGNAALPAAPVGLAEWSAREGDTMLGTGEYLYGLALRCLWAEEFEEALPRFLEVAALSMGNADAWFLAGYCSDALGRFEEAVGYYVRAVALRPDFHQALRALAETHSQLRHYRESADVSRRLVALRPEDADAQFQLGDACARLERWLEAAAAYRRAARLRPDFAMAWYNLGEACGQLGLVREEADAFRRVTLLAPDIAVAHNNLGFAFYRMGKYREAVTSYNEAVRIAPDFAVAYDNLGFAWYKLNRPEDAIGAFREAIRIMPDFSEAHSNLGAVLVEGRRYREAVSAYRQAVRIRPNYAEAHYNLGTALSAMGRVQDATRALLNAIRLAPEHAEARLALGRCWLLLRNRRLALDEYRVLKSIDPAVADRLMAMISGRREPR, from the coding sequence ATGAGCGAAAAACAGGGGTTGCCGGCTCTTCTCGGAGGCGTTCGCGACGCTACGGCGACCGTCGTGACGGTGGGCGATCAGGGGCAGCTCCTCCAGCAGGGATGCGGGTTCTTCGCCGATGCGCGGGGGGACGTCGTCACCACCCGACAGCTGCTTCGGGGGGGCGCCAGAGCATCGGTCCGGTGCGCTGACGGGCGGGAATTCGAAGTGATATCGGTGGTATCCGAGCATCGGGACGGCGACCTGGTACGCCTGCGGATCGCCCCGGGGGTGGCCAGGCCGCGCGCCGTGCGCTTCGCGGCCGACACGCCAGAGGTGGGCGACCACGTGATGGTGGTCGGCGGTCCCGACGATCTGCCGCCGGGCGTCACCGCAGGCATCGTTTCCGGGGTTCGCGAAGTGCCGCTTCTCGGGACGATTCTCCAGATCACGGCGTTCGTCTCTCCGGCTACGAACGGGTGCCCCGTCGTCAACCAGCGGGGAGAGGTCGTGGGGGTTTCGCTCAGCCATTCCCACAGGGGGCGGCAATACGGATTCGCCGTTCCTGCCGCAAACCTGTTCCTCCCCGGCAATGCGGCGCTTCCGGCCGCCCCCGTCGGCCTGGCGGAATGGTCGGCCCGGGAAGGCGACACGATGCTCGGGACCGGAGAGTACCTTTACGGGCTCGCGCTTCGGTGCCTCTGGGCCGAGGAGTTCGAGGAGGCGCTTCCCCGATTCCTCGAGGTCGCGGCGCTGTCGATGGGGAACGCCGATGCATGGTTTCTCGCAGGCTACTGCAGCGACGCCCTCGGAAGGTTCGAGGAGGCCGTCGGATACTATGTGCGGGCGGTCGCCCTCCGACCTGATTTCCACCAGGCGCTCCGGGCGCTTGCGGAGACGCACTCCCAGTTGCGCCACTACCGGGAGTCGGCCGATGTTTCCAGGCGGCTTGTCGCCCTGCGCCCCGAGGATGCCGACGCCCAGTTCCAGCTGGGCGACGCGTGCGCGCGTCTGGAGCGCTGGCTGGAAGCGGCCGCGGCGTATCGGCGCGCGGCCCGGTTGCGCCCCGATTTCGCGATGGCGTGGTACAACCTGGGCGAGGCGTGCGGACAGCTGGGCCTTGTCCGGGAGGAGGCAGACGCGTTTCGCCGCGTCACGCTCCTGGCTCCGGACATCGCAGTGGCGCACAACAACCTCGGTTTTGCCTTTTATCGGATGGGGAAATACCGGGAGGCGGTAACGTCCTACAACGAGGCGGTCCGGATTGCCCCCGACTTCGCCGTGGCCTACGACAACCTGGGATTCGCCTGGTACAAGCTGAACCGTCCCGAGGATGCGATCGGCGCTTTTCGCGAGGCCATCCGGATCATGCCTGACTTTTCGGAGGCGCACAGCAACCTGGGGGCCGTGCTGGTCGAAGGCAGGCGATACCGGGAAGCGGTTTCCGCCTATCGGCAGGCCGTCCGCATCCGTCCGAACTACGCCGAGGCGCACTACAACCTCGGGACGGCGCTTTCGGCGATGGGGCGCGTGCAAGACGCGACGCGGGCGCTGCTCAATGCGATCCGTCTCGCGCCCGAGCACGCAGAGGCCCGCCTCGCGCTGGGGCGTTGCTGGCTGCTGCTGCGCAATCGCCGCCTCGCGCTCGACGAATACCGGGTGCTGAAGAGCATCGACCCCGCCGTGGCCGACCGGTTGATGGCGATGATCAGCGGCCGTCGCGAGCCGAGGTAG
- a CDS encoding ABC transporter permease → MTDGTLPRLLKHRGAAAGLAFLALLSLAAVLAPRLAAFDPAAQSLGAGLSRASAVHWLGQDRLGRDILSRLLYGSRISLAVGLGTVALSIVPGLFIGAISGFAGGKVDALFMRLCDLLLAFPGLLLAIAITAVLGPSPWHVILALSILGWVGYARLIRGQVRKVRESEFVQAARSVGVSPGRQLVRHVLPNALSPLIVEATFGIGRAVVSEAGLSFLGLGVSPPTPSWGAMIAEGRHFLFIAPHLTLAPGLAIMLTVMAFNFVGDGLRDAMDVRDPGVEGTATSARDGR, encoded by the coding sequence ATGACTGACGGGACGCTCCCTCGCCTTCTCAAGCACCGGGGCGCCGCGGCCGGCTTGGCGTTCCTAGCCCTGCTCTCCCTCGCGGCGGTCCTGGCGCCGCGCCTCGCGGCGTTCGACCCGGCGGCGCAATCGCTCGGGGCGGGGCTGTCGCGCGCCTCCGCCGTCCACTGGCTCGGGCAGGACCGCCTCGGACGCGACATCCTTTCGCGGCTGCTCTACGGCTCCCGAATCTCGCTCGCCGTGGGGCTCGGCACCGTCGCGCTTTCGATCGTCCCCGGCCTGTTCATCGGGGCGATATCGGGCTTCGCCGGTGGAAAGGTGGACGCCCTCTTCATGCGCCTGTGCGACCTGTTGCTCGCCTTCCCCGGCCTGCTCCTTGCCATCGCGATCACGGCGGTGCTCGGCCCGTCCCCGTGGCATGTGATCCTGGCGTTGTCGATTCTGGGCTGGGTCGGTTATGCCCGGCTGATCCGCGGGCAGGTGCGCAAGGTGCGGGAGTCCGAGTTCGTCCAGGCCGCGCGGTCGGTCGGCGTTTCCCCGGGCCGACAGCTCGTCCGGCACGTCCTCCCGAACGCCTTGTCGCCGTTGATCGTCGAGGCGACGTTCGGGATCGGCCGCGCCGTCGTGTCCGAGGCGGGTCTGAGCTTCCTCGGGCTGGGAGTCTCGCCGCCGACGCCGTCGTGGGGCGCGATGATCGCCGAGGGGCGCCATTTCCTCTTCATCGCGCCGCACCTGACGCTGGCGCCCGGGCTGGCGATCATGCTCACTGTGATGGCATTCAATTTCGTGGGGGACGGGCTTCGGGATGCGATGGACGTTCGCGATCCGGGGGTCGAGGGAACGGCTACCTCGGCTCGCGACGGCCGCTGA
- the nagZ gene encoding beta-N-acetylhexosaminidase, translated as MAAGSKIANPYLMVGFEGTDVPPWLRARLADGTVGGVVLFSRNVGDARQVRELCRKIRGAAGVERPAPLIAIDHEGGRVVRLSHPDFTRFPPARACALFEGGGETIAEETGRAMGCELRAVGIDITFSPVFDVDSNPRNPVIGDRAFSDRPEEAACLGNAFTRGTIAAGVIPVGKHFPGHGNTETDSHLALPVVRSARSVLDARDLLPFREAISAGIPALMTAHVLYPALDRKRVATLSPSILVDLLRTEMRFRGAVFSDALEMKAIADRYSAGEAAVLAVAAGCDAVLVCRGETDQEAAAEALAVECARSPAFRRRTAESLRRVNRLTKKVTLPGSARSSLRQVGCRAHRALAQLLSERWQGSGKTSAAGRSGNIGED; from the coding sequence ATGGCCGCAGGAAGCAAGATCGCCAACCCGTATCTCATGGTCGGCTTCGAGGGAACAGACGTCCCGCCTTGGCTCCGCGCACGCCTCGCGGATGGGACCGTGGGGGGCGTCGTCCTCTTTTCGCGCAACGTGGGCGATGCGCGGCAGGTCCGGGAGTTGTGCCGGAAGATCCGGGGAGCGGCGGGAGTCGAGCGACCGGCCCCGCTGATCGCCATCGACCACGAAGGAGGCCGTGTGGTCCGGCTCTCCCACCCCGACTTCACCCGTTTTCCGCCTGCGCGCGCCTGCGCCCTGTTCGAAGGCGGGGGCGAAACGATCGCGGAAGAAACCGGACGCGCGATGGGGTGCGAGCTTCGGGCCGTCGGGATCGACATCACCTTTTCCCCTGTCTTCGACGTCGACAGCAACCCGCGAAACCCCGTCATCGGCGACCGCGCGTTTTCGGACCGGCCCGAGGAAGCGGCGTGCCTCGGGAATGCTTTTACCCGCGGTACGATCGCCGCAGGCGTGATCCCGGTCGGGAAACATTTCCCGGGCCATGGCAACACGGAAACCGACTCCCACCTCGCGCTTCCCGTCGTCCGAAGCGCGCGAAGCGTTCTGGATGCACGCGACCTCCTCCCCTTCCGGGAGGCGATCAGCGCCGGGATTCCGGCGCTGATGACCGCGCACGTCCTCTACCCCGCGCTCGACCGTAAACGGGTCGCCACGCTGAGCCCTTCGATCCTGGTCGACCTGCTGCGGACGGAGATGCGGTTCCGGGGGGCGGTTTTTTCGGATGCGCTCGAGATGAAGGCGATCGCCGATCGATACTCCGCCGGGGAAGCGGCCGTGCTCGCTGTCGCCGCCGGGTGCGACGCCGTGCTCGTCTGCCGGGGGGAAACCGATCAGGAGGCCGCGGCCGAGGCGCTGGCGGTCGAGTGTGCGCGTTCGCCCGCCTTCCGGCGTCGAACTGCGGAATCGCTCCGACGCGTCAATCGCCTGACGAAGAAGGTAACGCTGCCGGGGTCGGCCCGGTCCTCCCTGCGGCAGGTGGGGTGCCGGGCGCATCGGGCGTTGGCGCAGCTCCTTTCGGAACGATGGCAAGGTAGCGGGAAAACATCTGCGGCCGGTAGATCCGGTAATATTGGAGAAGATTGA